The Desulfonatronovibrio hydrogenovorans DSM 9292 genome includes a window with the following:
- a CDS encoding DUF401 family protein — MDASSLIPLFKVVLIFGTMLAGIKFGLGIGLSILSGSLATAFFFKIHPLDLTVIAFQAVFDFQFIILAMIVILIMLLSRIMENSGQSQKLMSELAGLLTWPKFKLAFFPALIGLLPMPGGAVFSAPMVKAVAQDQNLSSQDKILINYWFRHVWELVWPLYPGIILAAYLSGIPLVKLLGYTWPGLVICLLVGWIFYLAPLRLNSGQGQMDKPDFNAGKAFYQGMPLIMAIAGSLSLEGVVWSLTSFDPEIGLVAGLVLSIAICMAQNKMSLFQSLGYLREKHLWQMVFVILVIFIFKNVLDHGGVVKEISGSISGPGALLAAAALLPMLVGMISGITIAFVGSTFPLFLGVAEQLGIQSNIPYVILGLFSGLAGVMVSPIHICFVLTCEFFHTNITKVWPRLFRPCALLFVSGLGYFFLLKAWT, encoded by the coding sequence ATGGATGCAAGTTCACTGATTCCCCTTTTTAAAGTGGTTCTCATCTTCGGGACCATGCTGGCCGGCATTAAATTTGGCCTGGGCATTGGTCTTTCCATTTTATCCGGAAGCCTGGCAACCGCCTTTTTTTTCAAGATTCATCCTCTGGATCTGACGGTCATCGCCTTTCAAGCTGTTTTTGATTTTCAGTTCATTATTTTGGCCATGATTGTCATTCTGATCATGCTTCTCAGTCGGATCATGGAGAACTCCGGACAAAGCCAAAAACTCATGAGTGAACTGGCCGGACTTTTGACCTGGCCAAAATTCAAGCTGGCCTTTTTCCCGGCCTTAATTGGTCTCTTGCCCATGCCTGGAGGTGCTGTTTTTTCTGCTCCAATGGTCAAGGCTGTTGCCCAGGACCAGAACCTGTCCAGTCAGGACAAGATTCTGATCAACTACTGGTTCAGGCATGTTTGGGAACTTGTCTGGCCTCTTTATCCCGGCATAATACTGGCTGCCTATCTGTCCGGAATTCCGCTGGTCAAGCTCCTGGGATATACATGGCCAGGCCTGGTAATTTGTCTTCTGGTCGGCTGGATATTCTATCTTGCTCCGCTGCGCTTGAACTCAGGGCAAGGACAGATGGACAAACCCGACTTCAACGCTGGTAAAGCCTTTTATCAGGGAATGCCACTGATCATGGCCATTGCAGGGTCACTAAGTCTGGAAGGAGTGGTCTGGTCTTTGACATCTTTTGATCCTGAAATCGGCCTGGTGGCCGGTCTGGTTCTCTCTATAGCCATATGCATGGCACAGAATAAAATGTCGCTTTTCCAATCCCTTGGCTACCTCAGGGAAAAACATCTCTGGCAGATGGTTTTTGTGATTCTGGTGATTTTTATTTTTAAAAATGTCCTGGATCATGGAGGGGTTGTAAAGGAAATATCTGGAAGTATTTCCGGACCCGGGGCTCTCCTGGCAGCTGCCGCCCTTTTGCCCATGCTGGTGGGAATGATTTCCGGCATCACCATAGCTTTTGTGGGATCAACTTTTCCCTTGTTTTTGGGTGTGGCAGAACAGCTGGGCATACAGAGCAATATACCCTATGTAATCCTTGGTCTTTTTTCAGGTCTGGCCGGAGTCATGGTTTCTCCTATTCACATCTGCTTTGTGCTGACCTGCGAATTCTTTCACACCAATATCACCAAAGTCTGGCCCAGACTTTTCCGCCCCTGTGCCCTACTTTTTGTTTCAGGGTTGGGGTATTTTTTTCTTTTAAAGGCCTGGACCTGA
- a CDS encoding glutaredoxin family protein encodes MSKDIFLYALSTCIHCKNTKKFLEENNIDYDFVYVDQLSGEEKERIVEEIKKYNPRISFPTLVVDGKKVIVGLKKDEIMEACQ; translated from the coding sequence ATGTCCAAAGACATTTTCCTTTACGCCCTGAGTACCTGCATCCACTGTAAGAATACTAAAAAATTTCTTGAAGAAAATAATATTGATTATGATTTTGTTTATGTTGATCAGTTGAGTGGTGAAGAAAAAGAGAGAATCGTGGAAGAAATCAAAAAGTATAATCCCAGAATTTCTTTTCCGACCCTGGTTGTTGATGGAAAAAAGGTCATTGTCGGCCTTAAGAAGGATGAAATCATGGAGGCCTGCCAATAA
- a CDS encoding DUF294 nucleotidyltransferase-like domain-containing protein, whose product MQKMFTSKKKNVLTLDTAMVTKFLEKTLPFNELDRDTLEHLARHATIDFFPKGTRILTQDVTDVKHVYLIQKGGVKLYLQDESGQTTLKDYRGEGTVFGALAVIRNARASLTVEAIEDTFCFLFTKQSFLELLKTHPGFSQYYLKAFSENYIKRSFSELRKEKLTPKTEGALYLFTVKINDIIRKKPEIVTPVETIQNAARRMSNMGIGSLLIKDEFGKIAGIITDKDLRSKVVAAGLPYSTSVEKVMTSPVQTIPANRVCFDALLSMMSKQIHHLAVEDEGRIIGVITSHDILVLQGESPVYLFKEIMNQNSIERLYELSMKVPLVVRPLIEEGAKANNITRMITVLNDLILDRILTLMQEELGPPPVPFCWLVTGSEGRKEQTFRTDQDNALVYQDPKDDQEKEAAFRYFKMFGQEAINHLVKCGYPVCKGGNMASNPKWNQPLSVWKGYFKRWVSVPEPEEVLNSTIFFDFRPAYGHLELGFKLRQYLNSLVAGNDRFLRYLAQDCLRTKPPLSFFKNFIVDRDGEHKNRLDLKARGLVPFWDFARIMALRNGIDETNTMGRMELLRQGGHLPEELFLKARESYEFQMQLRFLNQLKLMEAGENPHNYIDPVELSDLEKQTLKGAFSVITNLQSFLKETFKLNMA is encoded by the coding sequence ATGCAAAAGATGTTCACTTCAAAAAAAAAGAATGTTCTCACCCTGGATACCGCCATGGTGACCAAGTTCCTGGAAAAAACCCTTCCCTTCAACGAACTTGACCGGGACACCCTGGAGCACCTGGCCAGGCACGCCACCATTGATTTTTTTCCCAAGGGAACCAGGATACTCACCCAGGATGTTACCGACGTCAAGCATGTCTATCTCATTCAGAAAGGCGGGGTCAAACTGTATCTTCAGGATGAATCCGGACAGACTACTTTAAAGGACTACCGGGGGGAAGGAACAGTTTTCGGAGCACTGGCCGTGATCCGCAATGCCAGGGCCAGCCTTACTGTTGAGGCCATTGAAGACACTTTTTGTTTCCTTTTCACCAAGCAGTCTTTTCTTGAACTGCTCAAAACCCATCCCGGGTTTTCCCAGTATTATCTTAAGGCCTTTTCTGAGAACTATATCAAAAGATCCTTTTCAGAACTGAGAAAAGAAAAGCTTACCCCCAAAACTGAAGGGGCTCTCTATCTTTTCACGGTCAAGATCAATGATATCATCCGCAAAAAACCCGAAATAGTCACTCCGGTGGAAACCATTCAAAATGCAGCCAGACGCATGTCCAACATGGGCATCGGATCACTGCTCATCAAAGACGAGTTCGGCAAAATCGCCGGGATCATCACTGACAAAGATCTAAGGTCAAAGGTGGTGGCTGCGGGCCTGCCCTATTCCACTTCGGTGGAAAAAGTCATGACCAGTCCAGTCCAGACCATTCCGGCCAACCGGGTCTGCTTTGACGCTCTGTTAAGCATGATGAGTAAACAGATCCACCACCTGGCAGTGGAAGATGAGGGCAGGATCATTGGAGTCATCACCAGTCACGATATTCTTGTGCTCCAGGGTGAGTCCCCGGTTTATCTGTTCAAGGAAATAATGAACCAGAACAGCATTGAAAGGCTGTATGAACTTTCCATGAAAGTACCCCTGGTGGTCAGGCCGCTCATTGAAGAAGGCGCCAAGGCCAACAACATAACCAGAATGATTACTGTGCTTAACGATCTTATCCTGGACCGCATTTTGACCCTGATGCAGGAAGAACTTGGACCGCCTCCAGTGCCTTTCTGCTGGCTGGTTACCGGCAGTGAAGGACGTAAGGAACAGACTTTCAGGACTGATCAGGACAACGCCCTTGTTTACCAGGATCCTAAAGATGACCAGGAAAAAGAGGCTGCTTTCAGATATTTCAAGATGTTTGGGCAGGAAGCCATCAACCATCTGGTCAAGTGCGGTTATCCTGTCTGCAAGGGCGGCAACATGGCCTCAAATCCCAAGTGGAATCAACCCCTTTCGGTTTGGAAGGGTTATTTTAAAAGATGGGTGAGTGTCCCTGAACCAGAAGAGGTCCTGAACTCTACAATATTTTTTGATTTCAGGCCGGCCTACGGCCATCTGGAGCTAGGATTCAAGCTCAGACAGTATTTGAACAGCCTTGTAGCTGGAAATGACAGGTTTTTACGGTACCTGGCTCAGGATTGCCTGAGGACCAAGCCTCCGCTGAGTTTTTTCAAGAATTTTATAGTTGACCGGGATGGAGAACACAAAAACCGCCTGGATCTCAAGGCCAGGGGACTGGTTCCTTTTTGGGATTTTGCCAGGATTATGGCCCTTCGAAACGGTATTGATGAAACCAATACCATGGGCAGGATGGAGCTTTTGAGACAGGGTGGCCATCTGCCGGAGGAACTTTTTTTAAAAGCCAGGGAATCATACGAATTTCAGATGCAATTGCGCTTTCTGAATCAGCTCAAACTCATGGAAGCCGGCGAAAACCCACATAACTATATCGACCCTGTAGAATTGAGTGATCTGGAAAAACAGACCCTTAAAGGAGCTTTTTCCGTCATAACCAACCTGCAGAGCTTTTTAAAAGAAACCTTCAAGCTGAACATGGCCTGA
- the ftsY gene encoding signal recognition particle-docking protein FtsY: MGFFSKIKKFWKTEKPDQDPAKHLDSEKEQSPDLDHPDWQGALRRSLSLAEPKLSIWLECLLDGVDKKGDLLWDRLLFLFKVLETPEHEADKFVASFSAWLDDMGYVHLDEFKSELQYRLALALDLEDEEDERDRLFLKLSQGLTKTKEQLSHRVDMLLSSTTSFDDAFWEELEEILIMADVGYQATSELLDKLRPQVRGVDPEDRDRFKELFMQELAGIFPVPPKRIPPDPPEIILVIGVNGVGKTTTIAKLAYRSKMKGRKVMIVAGDTFRAAAIEQLSIWSKRTGAGFFAKDRGSDPASVAYEAMDKARAEGYDQVLVDTAGRLHTKVDLMQELKKIKNVIAKKCPGAPHKTILVLDATTGQNALSQTELFGREVRIDEIIMTKLDGTAKGGVVAAIALQHQIPITYIGLGEKMEDLRPFDGQSFAKALLG, translated from the coding sequence ATGGGTTTTTTCAGTAAAATAAAAAAATTCTGGAAGACTGAAAAGCCGGATCAGGACCCGGCCAAACATTTAGATTCTGAAAAGGAACAAAGCCCTGATCTGGATCACCCGGACTGGCAAGGTGCGCTTAGACGTTCTCTTTCTCTGGCTGAACCCAAGCTCAGCATCTGGCTTGAATGTCTTTTGGACGGGGTGGATAAAAAGGGAGATCTTCTCTGGGACAGGCTGCTTTTTCTGTTTAAGGTCCTTGAGACTCCCGAACATGAAGCTGATAAATTTGTTGCTTCTTTTTCCGCCTGGCTTGATGACATGGGTTATGTCCACCTTGATGAGTTTAAATCTGAGCTTCAATACAGGCTGGCCCTGGCTCTGGATCTGGAAGATGAGGAGGATGAGCGGGACAGGCTTTTCCTGAAGCTCTCCCAAGGTCTGACCAAGACAAAGGAGCAGCTTTCCCATAGAGTGGACATGCTGCTTTCATCCACCACCAGCTTTGATGATGCATTCTGGGAAGAGCTGGAAGAAATACTTATTATGGCTGATGTGGGCTACCAGGCCACATCAGAACTGCTGGATAAACTAAGGCCCCAGGTCCGGGGCGTGGACCCTGAGGACAGAGACAGGTTCAAGGAACTTTTCATGCAGGAGTTGGCCGGGATTTTTCCTGTGCCGCCCAAGAGAATTCCTCCTGACCCTCCAGAGATAATCCTGGTTATAGGGGTCAATGGGGTAGGCAAAACCACTACCATTGCCAAACTGGCCTATCGATCTAAAATGAAAGGACGCAAAGTTATGATAGTGGCTGGTGATACCTTCAGGGCTGCCGCTATTGAACAGTTGTCCATCTGGTCTAAAAGGACCGGGGCTGGTTTTTTTGCCAAGGACCGTGGATCTGATCCAGCCTCTGTGGCCTATGAAGCAATGGATAAAGCCCGGGCCGAAGGATATGATCAGGTCCTGGTGGACACTGCTGGAAGATTGCATACCAAGGTTGATCTTATGCAGGAACTCAAAAAGATCAAAAACGTCATCGCCAAAAAGTGTCCAGGGGCTCCACACAAAACCATACTGGTCCTTGATGCCACTACAGGTCAGAATGCCCTGTCCCAGACCGAGCTGTTTGGCAGGGAAGTAAGGATCGATGAGATCATCATGACGAAACTTGACGGAACTGCTAAAGGCGGGGTAGTTGCCGCCATAGCCCTGCAGCACCAAATTCCCATAACTTATATCGGGTTGGGTGAGAAAATGGAGGATCTGCGTCCGTTTGACGGACAAAGCTTTGCCAAGGCCCTTTTGGGATAG
- a CDS encoding DUF4212 domain-containing protein, with product MKKSFQEYWAKNLRLITILLIIWAVVSYGFGIILVKPLNAIWMGGFPLGFWFAQQGSIYVFVILIFVYCFLMNRLDRQYDVDEK from the coding sequence ATGAAAAAGTCCTTTCAGGAGTACTGGGCCAAAAATCTTAGGCTGATCACCATCTTGCTGATCATATGGGCAGTAGTGTCCTACGGTTTCGGAATCATTCTGGTCAAGCCCCTGAACGCCATCTGGATGGGTGGATTCCCTCTGGGATTCTGGTTCGCCCAGCAGGGCTCCATCTATGTGTTTGTGATTCTGATTTTTGTTTATTGTTTTTTGATGAACCGGCTGGACCGTCAATACGATGTTGATGAAAAATAG
- a CDS encoding ferredoxin-thioredoxin reductase catalytic domain-containing protein, producing MTPQKLYEALKKVQEPQGYYFNKDHSMTMELMASLLENKNRYGYMVCPCRLASGDRAQDRDIICPCAYREADVKEFGSCYCGLYVSRAWNEDEIPHEYVPERRPSDKMPI from the coding sequence ATGACTCCCCAGAAGCTTTATGAAGCTCTGAAAAAAGTCCAGGAACCCCAAGGCTATTATTTTAACAAAGATCATTCCATGACTATGGAATTGATGGCCAGTCTTCTGGAAAATAAAAATCGTTACGGCTATATGGTCTGCCCATGTCGTCTGGCTTCAGGAGACCGTGCTCAGGACAGAGATATAATCTGTCCTTGTGCCTACCGTGAAGCTGATGTGAAGGAGTTTGGAAGCTGTTACTGCGGGCTTTATGTATCCAGAGCCTGGAATGAAGATGAGATACCTCATGAGTATGTTCCTGAGCGCAGGCCTTCAGACAAAATGCCAATTTAA
- a CDS encoding DUF3334 family protein, producing MAKKKLTKSTDEILTILCQGIKETLETTTGSQIYYSPTFIKTNKTCLRPDIGCFVLFEGGFSGLVAMNFSAEAALEIYTKYNLNMGMPKEDLARHHTSNEVADAMGELMNQCIGKFRQLLKNAVGVGVNQTQPKMVALNQAMKLSLEADLDRPQFRRVEMKTQDHKFFYLEITLEKVEFIYQDPAMSEDSMGNGSAENNESPEELMKKLGL from the coding sequence ATGGCCAAAAAGAAACTAACCAAAAGTACTGATGAAATTCTGACCATACTTTGCCAGGGAATCAAAGAAACCCTGGAAACTACAACCGGCTCCCAGATTTATTATTCTCCGACCTTTATTAAAACCAATAAAACCTGCCTACGTCCGGATATCGGCTGTTTTGTCCTTTTTGAGGGAGGATTTTCTGGTCTGGTGGCCATGAACTTTTCTGCTGAGGCTGCTCTGGAAATTTACACAAAATATAACCTTAACATGGGAATGCCTAAAGAAGATCTGGCCAGACACCACACCTCCAATGAAGTCGCTGACGCCATGGGTGAACTGATGAATCAGTGCATAGGCAAATTCAGACAGCTCTTGAAAAATGCCGTAGGTGTTGGAGTCAATCAGACCCAGCCCAAAATGGTTGCCTTGAACCAAGCCATGAAGTTGTCCCTTGAGGCGGATCTTGATCGCCCTCAATTCAGAAGGGTGGAGATGAAGACTCAGGACCATAAATTCTTTTATCTGGAAATAACCCTGGAAAAAGTCGAATTTATTTATCAGGACCCAGCCATGTCCGAGGATTCCATGGGCAATGGATCTGCTGAAAACAATGAGAGTCCGGAAGAATTAATGAAAAAGCTGGGGCTCTAG
- a CDS encoding 3'-5' exonuclease, translating to MTAALSPVHYLYSMWSMGLLRSKPKHPVLAGSRDYFNRFNQDLPLEEYEFIVLDTELTGLDQKRDEIVSIGAVRIKNLRIDLEDNFYSNICPDQDMPKFSTLIHRITPGQARKSPPIADILPDFLDYCGNSMIIGHNIGLDMAFINKALKQCLGGILYNPCLDTMRMARIYREEQWINYYDRYNLSVSYNLKELSKEYGLPVFPEHNAMNDAIQAAYLFLYLVHKLQHGSIRTLKDLYMAGRNWRWMF from the coding sequence ATGACAGCAGCACTATCACCGGTCCACTACCTCTACTCCATGTGGTCTATGGGGTTACTCAGATCAAAGCCAAAACATCCGGTACTGGCTGGCAGCAGGGATTACTTCAACCGGTTCAACCAGGACCTTCCTTTGGAGGAGTATGAGTTCATAGTTCTTGACACTGAATTGACCGGTCTTGACCAGAAAAGAGACGAAATTGTGTCTATTGGAGCAGTTCGGATAAAGAACCTGCGTATCGACCTGGAGGACAATTTCTATTCCAATATCTGTCCTGACCAGGATATGCCAAAATTCAGCACTCTGATTCACAGAATCACTCCTGGGCAGGCCAGGAAGTCTCCGCCCATCGCAGATATTCTCCCTGATTTTCTGGATTATTGCGGTAATTCAATGATTATTGGTCACAACATTGGTCTGGACATGGCATTCATCAATAAGGCCCTTAAGCAGTGTCTCGGAGGCATACTTTACAACCCTTGTTTGGATACCATGCGCATGGCCAGGATTTATAGAGAGGAACAATGGATAAATTACTATGACCGTTACAATCTGAGCGTTTCATATAATCTGAAAGAATTGAGCAAGGAATATGGACTGCCCGTTTTTCCGGAGCACAATGCCATGAACGATGCCATTCAGGCGGCATACCTGTTTCTGTATCTGGTGCATAAGCTTCAGCACGGAAGCATCAGGACGCTGAAGGATCTGTATATGGCCGGTCGGAACTGGCGCTGGATGTTCTAG
- a CDS encoding Smr/MutS family protein translates to MKSLQDLKKVKITRVKKNKDSKVVSDKKEKPPQTEDGIFFQAMQGVKPLNRRGRDVALSPVEQNIAQPEQDNSLEILNMLVSGEISFDVEYSDEYVQGVAQGINSKTLRKFKAGKLSIEAHLDLHGLNALQARLQLLNFMRDQYINSRKCLLLITGRGKNSPLGTPVLKNEVQSWLTREPLKRIVLAFCSAQPRHGGTGALYVLLRNFKKSGGKIFWERFTVDPEAD, encoded by the coding sequence ATGAAATCTCTGCAGGACCTGAAAAAAGTTAAAATTACCCGAGTCAAAAAAAACAAGGATTCCAAGGTAGTTTCAGATAAAAAAGAAAAGCCCCCTCAAACTGAGGATGGGATTTTTTTTCAGGCCATGCAGGGGGTCAAGCCGCTGAACCGCAGGGGACGTGATGTTGCCTTGTCTCCTGTTGAACAAAATATTGCCCAGCCTGAGCAGGACAACAGTCTGGAAATTTTGAACATGCTTGTCAGCGGTGAGATTTCTTTTGATGTTGAGTATTCTGACGAGTATGTTCAAGGGGTTGCTCAGGGAATAAATTCCAAAACACTCCGTAAATTCAAGGCTGGTAAGCTCAGCATCGAGGCCCATCTGGACCTTCATGGCTTGAACGCACTCCAGGCCAGGCTCCAGCTTTTGAATTTTATGCGTGACCAATATATTAACAGCAGAAAGTGTCTGCTGTTGATAACTGGTCGAGGTAAAAACTCCCCCCTGGGTACACCAGTCCTTAAAAATGAGGTTCAAAGCTGGCTTACCCGGGAACCATTAAAGAGAATAGTTCTGGCTTTTTGTTCTGCCCAGCCCAGACACGGTGGGACAGGAGCCCTTTACGTACTCTTGCGTAATTTCAAAAAGTCAGGCGGAAAGATTTTCTGGGAAAGGTTTACTGTTGATCCGGAAGCTGATTAG
- a CDS encoding TetR/AcrR family transcriptional regulator, giving the protein MAKNKKQKILSTATKLFALQGFDNTTTLQIAKESGVTEPLLYYHFKGKEEIFTDIIRRIFDEYARLISSLPQETETEFDKISNLIRLHLHIAENRPHDGRLILANCPAKLKNDRHICQEVLYKQQELVTNYLRDCLNQGNSSGEFNAQPVDDLVIVILCLLNGIIRKKLLGKKETSSYEYTAIDFCRKALTAAD; this is encoded by the coding sequence ATGGCCAAGAATAAAAAACAGAAAATACTTTCCACAGCAACAAAGCTGTTTGCCCTTCAGGGATTTGACAACACCACCACCCTGCAGATCGCCAAAGAATCCGGGGTGACCGAGCCTCTTTTGTACTATCATTTTAAGGGCAAGGAAGAGATTTTTACCGATATCATCAGAAGAATTTTTGATGAATATGCCAGGCTGATCAGCTCTCTCCCTCAAGAAACTGAGACCGAGTTCGACAAAATCAGCAACCTGATAAGACTTCATCTTCATATTGCTGAAAACAGGCCCCATGACGGCAGACTGATCCTGGCCAATTGTCCAGCCAAGCTCAAAAATGATCGTCATATCTGCCAGGAAGTTTTGTATAAGCAGCAGGAGCTGGTTACTAACTATCTCAGAGATTGCCTGAACCAGGGCAATTCCAGTGGAGAGTTTAATGCTCAACCTGTGGATGACTTGGTGATTGTAATTTTATGTCTTCTCAACGGAATTATCCGGAAAAAACTGTTGGGAAAAAAGGAGACTTCCTCATACGAGTATACTGCGATTGATTTTTGCAGAAAAGCCCTGACTGCTGCTGACTGA
- a CDS encoding CBS and ACT domain-containing protein: MLVRDWMSRDVTTVTKDTSMLKASKIFKDNDFRRLPVVDESGRLVGIVTDRDIKDASPSKATTLDVHELYYLLSEIKIKDIMTSSPFTVGIDDSLEKAAIRMLEKKVEGLPVVDEGRVVGIITETDIFKALVNITGAFQGGIKVGLKLSSEPGTLKPILDLLRSHQARVISILTSHDQAEKGFRHVYMRIQDMDKSAENTLKSELSSGHDLLFWLRDNPK, translated from the coding sequence ATGCTGGTCAGAGACTGGATGAGCAGAGATGTAACTACCGTGACCAAGGACACCTCGATGCTTAAGGCCTCCAAAATATTTAAAGACAATGATTTTAGAAGATTGCCGGTTGTTGACGAGTCAGGACGTCTGGTGGGCATTGTCACCGACCGGGACATCAAGGATGCTTCTCCATCCAAAGCTACCACTCTGGATGTGCATGAATTATACTATCTGCTTTCAGAGATTAAGATTAAGGATATTATGACTTCCAGTCCCTTTACTGTTGGAATTGATGACAGTCTGGAGAAAGCAGCCATCAGGATGCTTGAAAAAAAAGTCGAAGGCCTTCCAGTGGTTGATGAAGGACGGGTCGTTGGCATCATCACTGAAACCGATATTTTCAAGGCTTTGGTCAATATTACCGGAGCTTTTCAGGGAGGTATCAAGGTCGGTCTTAAGCTTTCCAGCGAACCCGGAACCTTGAAGCCCATCCTTGACCTCTTGAGATCCCACCAGGCCAGGGTGATCAGCATACTGACCTCTCATGATCAGGCTGAAAAAGGTTTCAGGCATGTTTACATGAGAATCCAGGATATGGACAAGTCTGCTGAGAATACCTTGAAGAGCGAACTTTCCAGCGGACACGATCTTCTTTTCTGGCTTCGTGACAATCCCAAATAG
- a CDS encoding sodium:solute symporter family protein, whose product MSILAWTYIMVIITFGLYLFIAWRSRVKETKGFYIAGASVPPLANGMATAADWMSAASFISMAGLISFMGYSGAVYLMGWTGGYVLLALLLAPYLRKFGKFTVPDFVGDRYYSSTARVVALICAIFVSLTYVAGQMRGVGIVFSRFLEVDVNTGVVIGMAIVFFYASLGGMKGITYTQVAQYCVLIVAFIICAAAISLKITGNPVPQLGFGSTIIEGESAGKYILQALDGIHKDLGFSEYTSAFGPGDMSMLSVICITLALMVGTAGLPHVIIRFYTVPSVKAARLSAGYALFFIALLYTTAPTLAAFARYSMIDSVNNTSYAEAPSWFKNWEQTGLVAWYDKDGDGIIRYRDGAPFQGPPQFSGEVGEYGQRLVTNSPTDNENELYIDRDIIVLASPEMANLSPWIIGLMAAGGLAAALSTASGLLIVISSSVSHDLYYRIINRQASEKQRMLVGRVMVGIGVLMAGYLGINPPGFVAQVVAFAFGLAASSFFPVIILGIFTKWVNREGAIAGMISGIGFTMFYILQTRFMGVDPWFFGITAEGIGTIGMLINFAVTMSVSKFTKAPPPEIQELVESVRTPRGAGTAIDH is encoded by the coding sequence ATGTCAATATTAGCTTGGACCTATATAATGGTCATTATAACTTTCGGGCTTTACCTTTTTATCGCCTGGAGATCCAGGGTTAAGGAAACAAAAGGGTTTTATATTGCTGGAGCAAGCGTTCCCCCCCTGGCTAACGGTATGGCCACTGCCGCAGACTGGATGAGTGCAGCCTCTTTCATATCCATGGCCGGGCTGATCTCTTTCATGGGGTACAGTGGTGCAGTCTACCTCATGGGCTGGACCGGAGGTTATGTGCTCCTGGCCCTTTTGCTTGCTCCTTATCTTCGCAAGTTTGGCAAATTCACAGTGCCAGATTTTGTCGGAGACAGATACTACTCCTCCACTGCCCGGGTCGTAGCCCTTATCTGTGCTATTTTTGTGTCCCTGACCTATGTAGCCGGTCAGATGCGAGGTGTGGGGATAGTTTTCAGCCGGTTTCTGGAAGTGGATGTAAATACCGGAGTCGTTATAGGTATGGCTATTGTCTTTTTCTATGCTTCACTGGGCGGAATGAAAGGCATCACTTATACCCAGGTGGCTCAGTATTGCGTATTGATTGTTGCCTTTATCATCTGTGCTGCTGCCATCTCCCTGAAAATTACTGGTAATCCTGTTCCTCAGCTGGGATTCGGTTCAACAATTATCGAGGGAGAGAGTGCCGGCAAATACATTCTCCAGGCCTTGGACGGTATTCACAAGGATCTCGGCTTTTCAGAATATACTTCAGCCTTTGGGCCCGGGGACATGAGCATGCTTTCGGTCATCTGCATCACCCTGGCATTGATGGTTGGAACTGCCGGACTGCCCCATGTTATCATCAGGTTTTATACAGTACCAAGCGTCAAGGCTGCCAGGCTGAGTGCCGGATACGCCCTTTTCTTTATTGCCCTTTTGTATACGACTGCCCCTACTCTGGCTGCATTTGCCAGGTACAGCATGATTGATTCCGTAAATAACACGTCTTACGCCGAAGCCCCCTCCTGGTTCAAGAATTGGGAACAGACCGGGCTTGTGGCCTGGTATGACAAGGATGGGGATGGAATAATCCGTTACAGAGACGGGGCTCCTTTCCAAGGCCCTCCCCAGTTTTCGGGTGAAGTTGGGGAATATGGACAGAGACTGGTGACCAACAGTCCAACGGATAATGAGAATGAACTTTACATTGACCGGGATATTATTGTTCTGGCGAGTCCGGAAATGGCGAACCTCTCCCCCTGGATCATCGGACTTATGGCTGCAGGAGGTCTGGCCGCAGCCCTTTCAACGGCATCAGGGCTGTTGATAGTAATTTCATCATCGGTATCTCATGATCTTTACTACCGGATCATAAATCGGCAAGCCAGTGAAAAACAGAGGATGCTGGTGGGAAGGGTGATGGTAGGTATCGGAGTACTTATGGCCGGATACCTTGGAATTAATCCACCCGGATTTGTTGCCCAGGTGGTGGCCTTTGCCTTTGGCCTGGCTGCTTCTTCCTTTTTTCCGGTAATCATTTTGGGCATATTCACCAAGTGGGTCAACAGGGAAGGAGCAATCGCCGGGATGATAAGCGGTATAGGATTTACAATGTTTTACATCCTTCAGACCAGGTTCATGGGTGTGGATCCCTGGTTTTTTGGCATAACTGCTGAAGGTATCGGAACCATTGGCATGCTTATTAACTTTGCTGTAACTATGTCTGTTTCTAAATTCACCAAAGCGCCTCCGCCGGAAATACAGGAACTGGTGGAAAGTGTCCGTACGCCGCGGGGTGCAGGGACAGCTATCGATCATTAG